The genomic DNA CTCGCCTCACCTGACGCCACCGACCACGAGTGCGAGCAAGTGTTGCATGCGGTGAACCTCGGCGATGTGCTCGAGCGCAGTCCCCTCGGGATCGACGCGCCCGTTGGCGAGTCAGGAGTCATGCTCTCTGGGGGCGAGCGCCAGCGCCTCGCGATTGCGCGAGCGCTGCTGGCTGCTCCCCCGATCCTGCTCCTCGACGAGTCGACGTCATCCCTCGATGGACTCAACGAGCAGCGGATGCGCGAGGCAATCGACGCCGTGGCAACCGGCCGCACTCTCATAGTGATTGCGCACCGTCTCTCCACCGTCGTCGACAGCGACGTCATCGTCGTCCTCGACCACGGAGAGGTTGTCGGCCAGGGAACGCACTCCGAGCTCGTCACTTCCACTCCCCTGTACCGGGATCTCGCAAAACACCAGTTGCTCGTATAGTCGGCGCGCTAGGTCAGTAACTGGATGAGCTGCGCTTCGATCGAGCCCGACGTGGCAGCATCGATCGTCTCGCCGCGTTCGTAGCGGTCGAGTACCCGTGGGTCTACGTAGCTACTGCGAGCAATCGACGGGGTATTTCCGAGTACGTCTGCGGCGTCCCGCATGGCAGCGGCAACAGCACGACGTTGCGCGGCGACAGATTTTTGCGGACCCGCCTTGGCGAGGCTGATAGCCGCAGCACCGGTGCCGTGGAGGGTACGAAAGTCTTTGGCGGTGAAGTCTCCCCGGAGCCGCCGACGGAGATCATCGTTGATTTCTTCGGGCTGAAGCGGATGCCACGAGCCCTCTTCCTGCCAGGCGAGGAGCCGGGCCTGCCCACCGCGACGCTTGAGTCGAGCCACGAGTTCTGCGAGCTCAACATCGTGGATGTCCGACTCCCACGCTTGGCCGCTCTTACCGGGAAATCGAAGTTCAACGATTTCACCCGCACGCACACTCGCGTGCGCGCCTCGAAGGGTGGATAGTCCGTAGCTTCCGTGTTCGTCTGCATACCGCTCCGAACCGACACGGAGACTGCCGGTGTCGAGCATGCGGAATGCGCCGGCGAGCACCCGCAACCGCGTCATCCCGTCTTGGCGGATGTCGATAGTTACTCCCCGGCGGGCTGACGGAAGTGCCGCTGCGAGCTCCAGCATCCGATCGAACTTCACGCGATCGCGCTGGATACGCCAGGCCGGGTGGTAGATGTACTGACGGCGGCCGGCCTCGTCAAAGCCCAGCGCCTGAATATGGCCGTTTGCGTGGGGCGCGATCCACACGTCTCTCCAGGCTGGCGGGATGACGAGCGACGCAATTCGCTCCTGTATCTCGCGATCTTGGAGCGCGCCCCCGTTGACATCGACGTACCCGAAACCGCGCCCTCGCCGCACTCGCGTGATCCCCGGTTTTGCGGGTTGGCTTCGACGCAACCGTGTCATGTCGTCATATTCTCACGCGCGGTAGCTGAGCCGACCCCCTCGACAACTGGGCTGAATGTGTGCTCAGTTGTTGACAACACACAGCGCATGCGGGTGTGCTCGACGAGCTCACCTTCTAGGCTCGGCATATGAGCGAACCATTCACGACTACACCGAAGCAGCCGTTGCTGGCAAACGCGGGGCCGCTAAGCAAGGGCGCGTTCGTGCTGGGTGCGCTGTCGGCACTCAACTACGTGCTGGGAACAGCGCTTCTCTCGTGGGTCCTGCCAGGAAATACCGTCGCCATCGCCATCGCCACAGTATTCCAGTACCTTCTGCCGATCGCCGGCATCGTGGTTGGCACGCTGGCCCGCCGCCGGGAAGGGCCGCACCGCGCGGCGAAGATCGGGCTTTTGCTGTCTTACCTCTGCCTCGCCGCGGCGGCATTCCTGCTCATCATCGAGGTGTACGGAGCGCTTGCGGCATAGCGTCACTTGCCGACCGCTTGAGCCGGTATCGGAGCGCTGCAAGCTCGGATCGGAGCGCTGCGGGAATGGTTCCGTTGAATGAGTCGTAAAACTCCTCGGTGAGATCGCTCTCGCGCTGCCACGACTCAGTGTCGATGGCAAAGAGTGCGTCAAGATCAGCCTGCGGAACATCGATTCCGTCGAGATTGAGGTCTTCGATACGGGGCAGGCGACCAATCGCGCTCGCGACGGCGGGGACTTCTCCTTCGACGCGGCGAATAATCCAGTCGATGACTCGTGAATTCTCACCGAACCCTGGCCACAGGAAGCGACCATCATCACCCTTCCGGAACCAGTTGACCTGGAAGATCCTTGGCGCGCGGTCAAAGCGCAGCTGCTGACCGATATCGAGCCAATGCGCAAAGTAGTCGCCCATGTTGTATCCGCAAAAGGGCAACATCGCGAACGGGTCACGGCGTAGTTCGCCAACGGTGCCTTCGGCGGCAGCGGTGCGTTCTGAAGAGATGTTCGAGCCCATGAAGACTCCCTGACTCCAGTCGGCAGCTTCAACAACGAGCGGAACGTTCGTAGCGCGGCGTCCGCCGAACAGAATCGCATCGATCGGAACCCCGGCAGGAGTGTCCCAGTCCTCGGCGATCTGAGGGCATTGGGATGCCGAAACAGTGAATCGAGAATTGGGGTGCGCTGCTGGCCGACCAGATTCGGGCGTCCAAGGGTTGCCCTCCCAATCGGTGAGATGCGGAGGGGCGTTACGGGTGAGACCCTCCCACCACACGTCGCCATCGGGGCGGAGCGCCACATTGGTGAAGATGGTGTTGCCCCACAGCGTCTCGACAGCGGTGACGTTGGTCTCTTCTCCGGTCCCCGGTGCAACCCCGAAGAAACCAGCCTCGGGGTTGATCGCCCACAGCCGTCCATCGTCGCCGGGACGCAACCACGCGATGTCATCGCCGAGCGTCTCGACCCGCCAACCCGGGATCGTCGGCCTCAGCATCGCAAGGTTCGTCTTGCCGCACGCCGAGGGGAATGCTGCGGCGACGTGGTAGGCCTTGCCCTCGGGGCTGATGACCCGAATAAGCAACATGTGCTCCGCGAGCCACCCCTCGTCGCGACCGATGACCGATGCGATGCGGAGGGCGAAGCACTTCTTTGCGAGGATCGCATTCCCGCCGTAGCCCGAGCCGTATGACCACACCTCGAGCGTCTCGGGAAAGTGCACGATGTACTTTTCATCGTTGCATGGCCACGCGACATCCTGTTCTCCCGGCGCAAGCGGTGCGCCGACGGAGTGAACTGTTTTGACCCAAGGCGCACCCTCAGCGATGAGCTGACGCACGTCGTCACCGACACGCGTCATGATCCCGATGGATGCCACTGCGTACGCACTGTCGGTGATTTGCACACCCAACTGCGATAGCGGGCCGCCCACGGGCCCCATCGAGAAGGGAACGACGTACATTGTGCGGCCCCGCATCGAACCGGCGAACAACGGATTGAGTGTTCCTCGAATTTCAGCCGGGTCAGCCCAGTTGTTGGTTGGCCCGGCGTCGGCCTCATTTTCAGAAGCGATGAATGTGCGCGCCTCCGTTCGAGCAACGTCGCTCGGGTGCGATCGCGCAAGGTATGAGCCGGGACGCCATTCCGGGTTCAGCTTGATCAGTTTTCCCTCTGACACCATTTCGCGCAGCAGCAGCTCGTTCTCACGACGAGAACCGTCGACCCAATGAATTCGATCCGGCTGCGTAAGCTTCGCGATCTCATCGACCCACTCTTCAAGAGCCGTTTCGGCTGTTGCTGAGCGGGTGTAGGTTTCGGCGATTGCCATAACGACTCCTTTGCCGGAAGTGGTGAGAGATTGTTGGGCTTTCTTCACTTTGCGGGCTTCACGGCGGGTTTTACAGCCAAAGTGTCGGAAATTTATGGCTTTCTTTCGCTATGCTCAAGGAATGGCGCAGCGCAGCATGGAATTGACGACACTCGGACACCGTATTCGTCACTACCGGCAGGCGGCCGGACTCACGCTCGACGAACTCGGAAGTGCCGTCGGCGTCGCGGGGAGCCACCTCAGCCTGATCGAGAATGGAAAACGTGAGCCGAAGCTCTCGCTCCTGCAGTCCATTTCCCGCGTAACGAACACTGATCTTTCCCAACTGCTGTCGACAGAACCGCCCAATCGGCGTGCCGCCCTTGAAATCGAGTTGAATCGCGCACAGTCGAGCACAGTCTTCCGGCGCCTAGGAATCGCGCCGGTAAAGGTTACGAAGTCAACGCCGGACGAAACGATTGAGACGGTCCTCGGCCTCCATCATGAGCTCCAACGCCGTGAGCGTGATGCAATCGCCACTCCCGAAGAAGCTCGTCGCGCCAACACCGAGCTTCGTCATCGCATGCGCGAAAAGAACAACTACCTGCCCGAAATCGAAGCTCTGGCAGAAAAACAGTTGAAAGCTGT from Microbacterium endophyticum includes the following:
- a CDS encoding DNA topoisomerase IB, giving the protein MTRLRRSQPAKPGITRVRRGRGFGYVDVNGGALQDREIQERIASLVIPPAWRDVWIAPHANGHIQALGFDEAGRRQYIYHPAWRIQRDRVKFDRMLELAAALPSARRGVTIDIRQDGMTRLRVLAGAFRMLDTGSLRVGSERYADEHGSYGLSTLRGAHASVRAGEIVELRFPGKSGQAWESDIHDVELAELVARLKRRGGQARLLAWQEEGSWHPLQPEEINDDLRRRLRGDFTAKDFRTLHGTGAAAISLAKAGPQKSVAAQRRAVAAAMRDAADVLGNTPSIARSSYVDPRVLDRYERGETIDAATSGSIEAQLIQLLT
- a CDS encoding phosphoenolpyruvate carboxykinase (GTP); this translates as MAIAETYTRSATAETALEEWVDEIAKLTQPDRIHWVDGSRRENELLLREMVSEGKLIKLNPEWRPGSYLARSHPSDVARTEARTFIASENEADAGPTNNWADPAEIRGTLNPLFAGSMRGRTMYVVPFSMGPVGGPLSQLGVQITDSAYAVASIGIMTRVGDDVRQLIAEGAPWVKTVHSVGAPLAPGEQDVAWPCNDEKYIVHFPETLEVWSYGSGYGGNAILAKKCFALRIASVIGRDEGWLAEHMLLIRVISPEGKAYHVAAAFPSACGKTNLAMLRPTIPGWRVETLGDDIAWLRPGDDGRLWAINPEAGFFGVAPGTGEETNVTAVETLWGNTIFTNVALRPDGDVWWEGLTRNAPPHLTDWEGNPWTPESGRPAAHPNSRFTVSASQCPQIAEDWDTPAGVPIDAILFGGRRATNVPLVVEAADWSQGVFMGSNISSERTAAAEGTVGELRRDPFAMLPFCGYNMGDYFAHWLDIGQQLRFDRAPRIFQVNWFRKGDDGRFLWPGFGENSRVIDWIIRRVEGEVPAVASAIGRLPRIEDLNLDGIDVPQADLDALFAIDTESWQRESDLTEEFYDSFNGTIPAALRSELAALRYRLKRSASDAMPQALRTPR